Proteins encoded together in one Pseudomonas sp. ADAK13 window:
- a CDS encoding AraC family transcriptional regulator has protein sequence MNSSSSLVDWLLDSLELNTSLFHVGRYCGDWRASTHGLASASFHLVVQGHCWMHIDGDSTPYPLNNGDAVFLLRDLAYRLSSDGTADGAQECPRKPMLPLDSQASDGVGLVCGFFHFQSGLSAMIVDTLPAWIILRAGDPSLTAARNLFELILQECERTPAPSPALLERLCHLLFLYVLRQQVLDNTELGGLAALARQPAFARLLEQLIARPADPWTLESMAACTGLSRSAFFKRFNELCGQSPGQVLLMMRVRHACQLFKQDQTVADVSLAVGYQSVAAFTRAFHKVTGFQPGAYRKAQG, from the coding sequence ATGAATTCGTCCAGTTCACTCGTCGATTGGTTATTAGATAGCCTCGAACTCAACACCAGTCTGTTTCACGTCGGGCGTTACTGCGGCGACTGGCGTGCCAGCACCCACGGCCTGGCGAGCGCGAGCTTTCATCTGGTGGTGCAGGGGCACTGCTGGATGCACATCGATGGCGACTCCACCCCTTACCCGCTGAACAACGGCGACGCGGTGTTCCTGCTGCGGGACCTGGCGTATCGCTTGTCCAGCGATGGCACCGCCGACGGCGCCCAGGAATGCCCGCGCAAGCCAATGCTGCCGCTGGACAGCCAGGCAAGCGACGGCGTAGGCCTGGTGTGCGGGTTCTTTCATTTTCAATCCGGGCTGTCGGCGATGATTGTCGACACCCTGCCCGCCTGGATCATTCTGCGGGCGGGCGACCCTTCGCTGACGGCCGCACGCAACCTGTTCGAACTGATCCTGCAGGAATGCGAGCGCACACCCGCGCCCTCACCCGCCTTGCTGGAGCGCCTGTGCCACCTGCTGTTTCTGTATGTGCTGCGCCAACAGGTACTGGACAACACCGAACTCGGCGGCCTCGCGGCGCTGGCCCGGCAACCGGCATTCGCGCGCCTGCTGGAACAACTCATCGCACGGCCGGCGGATCCCTGGACCCTGGAAAGCATGGCGGCCTGCACCGGCTTGTCGCGCTCGGCGTTCTTCAAGCGCTTCAATGAACTGTGCGGCCAGTCGCCGGGGCAAGTGCTGTTGATGATGCGCGTGCGCCATGCCTGCCAATTGTTCAAGCAGGACCAGACCGTGGCAGACGTATCCCTGGCCGTGGGCTATCAATCGGTGGCCGCCTTCACCCGCGCCTTCCATAAGGTCACCGGCTTTCAGCCCGGCGCCTATCGCAAAGCTCAAGGCTGA
- a CDS encoding carboxymuconolactone decarboxylase family protein — MSRVPMLTLETAPEAAKPFLENALKGSGFIPNLLAVLANAPAALETYITVSGLNAKSDLSLADREVVQLIAATTHGCDFCVAGHTAVARNKAKLPEDVIDALRQRGELPNERYETLAEFTREVIATRGDVSDAGYAAFREAGYTDGHALEVILGVSLATLCNFANVFARTPLNPELAQYRWEKPAS; from the coding sequence ATGTCCCGCGTACCGATGCTAACCCTGGAAACCGCCCCTGAAGCGGCCAAGCCCTTTCTGGAAAATGCCCTGAAGGGTTCCGGGTTCATCCCCAATCTGCTGGCGGTGCTGGCCAATGCCCCGGCGGCACTGGAAACCTACATCACCGTGTCCGGCCTGAACGCCAAGTCGGACCTGAGCCTGGCCGACCGTGAAGTGGTGCAGTTGATTGCCGCCACGACCCACGGTTGCGATTTCTGCGTCGCCGGGCACACTGCCGTAGCGCGCAACAAGGCCAAGCTGCCGGAAGACGTGATCGACGCCTTGCGCCAGCGCGGTGAATTGCCCAACGAGCGTTATGAGACACTCGCCGAGTTCACCCGCGAAGTGATCGCCACCCGCGGTGATGTCAGCGACGCCGGTTATGCCGCGTTCCGTGAGGCGGGTTACACGGACGGTCATGCGCTGGAGGTTATCCTGGGCGTGAGCCTGGCGACCCTGTGCAACTTCGCCAACGTGTTCGCCCGTACCCCGCTGAACCCGGAGCTGGCGCAATACCGTTGGGAAAAACCGGCAAGCTGA